A window of Nitrospirae bacterium YQR-1 genomic DNA:
TGTTAAAGGCCGGGGATGTGGCAGCCAGGGCGCGCATACGGGTGCTTGAAACAGGGCAGTCAATTGAGCTGCTGCGGAGATGGCTAAACTTAGGCATTATGACAGGCAACATAAAGGAGGAGACAAGGCTTATGAGGCCTGATACCTTCGTGGTTACAGTAGTGGAGGCATGGCGCGGAGGGGTAACCCATGTGGCAATAACGGGAAAAAACAGTGAGCTTGAGCATTATAAGGTCTCTGATCCGTCGTTTCATAATTGGATTGCTTTGGCACTTGCTATGAGAGGAAACGGGATTTCAGATTTCCCGCTTTGTAACAGGAGTTTTGACCTGTCATGCAGCGGCCATGACTTATAGTTAACGTAAACACAGATGTTTAATGTAATAAGGACAAAAATAAATCAGGGTTTTCAGAGCATAGCGGACATAAAGGGTGCGCTACCGCCTGATAAATTCAGAGGATTGCTAAAGATAACAGACGGGCAGTGTGCAAATGCGTGTTACAGGTGTATGGAGGCGTGTCCGGCGGCGGCTATAACTTATAATCCTATAACGATAGACTTGTCAAAGTGCATACTGTGTCCTGAGTGTTCGAGGGTTTGCATGGATGGTATAATACGTTTCAGCAATCAAACGGATTTAGCCTCCACGGATTTAAAAGACATGATAATAAGCTCTACGCACAGGGAGCCGGAGATAGTACCTGATAATCGCATAGTGAAGTTATTTAATAAATCGTTTAAACTCAGATCGGTGTCAGCGGGGGGCTGTAACGGCTGTGAGCTGGAGCTGACAGCCCTGTCCAACGTAAATTATGACATTGGGCGATTTGGGATAGAGTTTGTAACCTCACCGCGTCATGCCGACGGGTTGGTCTTAACAGGGCCGCTTACTAAAAACATGGCTTACGCATTTGAAGAGACCTACAGGGCAATTCCTGAACCTAAGGTGGTAATTCTTGTCGGTACATGTGCCCTAAGCGGTGGGATTTTCACTAACTCAAAAGCAATAGACAGAACATTCTTAGATAAAATCAAACCCAATCTCTACATAACCGGCTGCCCGCCTCATCCATTAACTGTTGCTAAAGCGTTATTAAAGTTTATAGGAAGGTGAATAAGAAATAATTTTATACCAAGCAGCTGTAATGCCCCCCAAAAGTCAAGACAATTTCAACCTCAAAACTGCCTAAATATCTTGAGTAATACGCACTAAACAGATTCTTTAGATCCTTACATGTCGCCGTTGATTTGTGCATTTGCGCATATGACAGATATAACAGGTACAGCTCATTCACTGTGGCGTTTGACGGCACGTAATTTATGTCCTGCCCTTTTTGGGCGGCTATGAGGCTTTTTTCAATCGAGAGTGCGTCTTTTTTTGACACGCCCGCCGCAAGCACCAGCCGTACCCGCTTACCCTTTGCTCCTCCGGGTAGTAATCTATCTGCCACCTCGACGGGTTTCTTTTATATGGTCTCACTGATATAATTTTATTTGAGTTAAGGGAAAACCTACATCTTGTATTTTGTGGATGGAATTAATAGGTTGGTTTGACAGAACGTATTCTCCGTCTCCCTTTAGCTTTTTTTACTTTCTACTTTCTAAATATAAAATTTGTTTAAATTGAGGAGAAATACTATCTTCATAATCTGGGATTGACATATACGCACTTATACTAACAGAGAAGTTTCCACTTGATACTTCACTAATTTTTCTTTGTATATATTTTACTTGTGGGATCAGCTTTTTCACTCTTCTTCCATAATCATAATAAGTAGCCCATTCTTTTTGTTGAGAAATATCAATAGTTGTTGGGATGATGTTATATCCTCTGACAATTTTATCTCTCCTCAAGGCAGGGCATATTCGATACGGATAAATCTCTTTTATTATCATAGCAGCAATTGCTTCTTTGTCTATTTGAAAGACATTATTATTTATAAATTTCCCCATATCATACCAGCACATAGACATTGTTCCAGCTCCATCCCTAATCATAGTTCTATGACAACCAAACAGATTATATGTATAAGGACTTGCTCCGAAGCAAAATAGAGGATTTGTGTCTTTTTCTTTAAGTTTGTCTCTATAGCAAATAAGCCATTTTGAAAGGTCTTTTCTATCAATTATTTCATTGTTTATATTTACAACTGTAGACTTCCAGGTTTTGACTCTTGACCACAACTGCTCAAATTGTAGTATTTCCTCCGCTCTAAAATTCAACTCGTGAATTTCTTCATTGTTTTGACCTTTCTTTAGCTGATAACCAGGATGTATCTGAATACTGGAAAGTACCTGAGCAAAATTGTTGGAAGAAGATTTCCCAAAACTTACTGTTAGTCGCCATTCAGGGATTTCAGGGATAAAGTCTACAATACTTTTAGATATGACAGCAGGGGGTAAAGGCTTAGTTTCTGCAACAGGGAAATAAACCTTTGCCCAATATGGTTTAGTATCTTCATTTGTAAGTCCTAATCTTTTTTCGAGTTCATTTAATTCTAAAAATTCATCATCTGAAATATGTTTGTCTTCTAATGCCTTCTCAAAAACTTTAACCCAGTGATAAAGATTTTTTTCCTTCCTTTCGATTTCATTTTTAACATCTAATTCTATCTCCACAATAGTTCTCTGCTTTGTTTCTAAGACCAAATCATTCGCAATCTTGTTATATCCACACGTAAAACATGTCTCCAACCTCTCATGACATGCTTTCTTACAATTCGGACATTCCCAAGCCATAACTCCTCATCCCTCTCCTGTTTTCTCTGCGGCCTTTTAAGTGGCTAATTAATTAGCCATTGCCGATAGCATACAGGAGGAATATATTAGATGTCAATACCTGCAAATACAAATTATTTTTTTCAATATGAAAAATATCGCTATTATTGATAAAAAAATAGTATAATAGCTTCCGCTGATAATTGGTTGATATTGATTATAAAATTGAGGGATAGCTGATCATAGCTGATCTCTTTATACTAATTTGCAGTCAGAAGTAAACACAGGCGGCAGCTACGTAAGTAAGGTGTCGTGTCAGATAAACCGTGGGATGGCGGTTTATACTTATTGCATAGTTAATGCTGAGACCGGAGCTCAAGAAAAACGGGTGGTTGGCTACAAAAATCTCAGCAACAGCAAATACACGGTGGGGCAGTCAAAAGAGTATGAAAGCCGCAACAGCCTGAATGTGAGTGAAACACACTGGCAGTCTAAGATAGCGGTAGGGTTGACTAAGGGGTAAAACTTATAGTCAACAATGGTCAACGGCCTGTTTTATGATTTTTTGGAGAAACACTGTAGAATGGCTTATGGAGCGGAGAGGGGGGGATTCGAACCCCCGGTGAGTTACCCCACAACGGTTTTCGAGACCGCCGCCTTAAACCGCTCGGCAACCTCTCCTCAGTGCCGTAAAAAAATCTTTCAGTATTATCGTACATTTCTCTTCTAAAATACCAGTGGTAACTTGAACTCTGTGATTTAATCTGAAATCACCTAACAAATGATACAGTGAATTAACAGCGCCTGCTTTTGCATCTCCACAGCCATATACCAGTGCGCTTATACGGGCATTTAATATCGCCCCTGCACACATTATACACGGCTCCTTTGTCACATACAGCGTACAATCCGTAAGTCTCCAATCTCCTAAAACTCTACAAGCATCCCGTATGGCTAAAGCCTCGGCATGTGCCGTCGGGTCCTTTATTTGCTCCTTGGTATTGTGAGCACGGCTGATTATAATACCGCTTTTATTTACTATCACCGCCCCTACCGGAACATCTCCAGCGGCAAGGGCCAGTTGCGCCTCCAAAAGCGCCTCAGCCATAAAGTACTCTCTGAGCGTGTCTCTTTCCATGATAATTATTTTGCCGTTAAACTCCCTGTGAAAGCAAATTTTAAAAATCTCATAAAAATTATTTTTATATTGCTTGAAATTATTCTTAATGATAATTTATACTTTCGGGTACTTGTATTGTAAATTAATTTAAGATGGATGCAATAGATTGTTCAACAAAGTGGGGGGCTGAAACGGCAGAGGTCCGAAAAGTTTTTTGACGGATTTATATTCAAAACTAATAACAAACTAAAATGATGGAGGGAAGTATGAGTCGAAAGATGGTAACAATGGATGGTTGTACGGCTTGCGCGCATACCGTTCATGCTACAAACGAAATAATTACAATTTACCCGATTACGCCGTCATCACCGATAGCGGAAATCTGCGATTCAAAGACGGCAGCCGGTGCAGTCAACATTTGGGGTTCAGTGCCCAAGGTCGGAATGATGCAGTCTGAAGCCGGTGTGGCAGGTGCAGTGCACGGCTCTCTTTCAGCAGGTGCTATTGCCACGACATGTTCCGCATCCCAAGGGCTACTTTTAATAGTGCCCAATATGTACAAGATAGCCGGTGAGTTAACACCTACCGTGTTTCACATCACAGCACGTTCACTTGCCTGTCAGGGACTTTCCATCTTCGGTGACCACTCAGACGTCATGGCCACAAGAGCCACAGGTTTTGCACTGCTTGCTTCTAAGAACGTTCAGGAAGCTATGGACTTTCCTCTTATAGCTCAGGCAGCCACCTTAGAATCACGCATACCCTTCCTGCACTTTTTTGACGGTTTCAGAACCTCACATGAGGTTGCAAAAATTGAAGAATTAACTTTTGACGACATGAGAGCCATGATAGACAACAGTAAGATTGTAGAGCACCGTATGAGGGGTCTTACACCGGACAGACCCTCTATGCGCGGTACCGCTCAGAACCCTGATGTTTACTTCCAGGGCCGTGAAACAGTCAATAAATACTACAACGCAGTTCCCGGCATAGTCCAGAAGGCTATGGATAAGTTTGCCGGTATAGTTGGCCGCCAGTACAAACTTTACGAGTACTACGGAGCACCGGATGCAGAGCGGATTGTCATTATAATGGCCTCAGGCGGCGAGGTTGTACAAAACACTGTTGATTACTTAAACGCAAAGGGCGGTAAAGTCGGTCTTATACACGTAAGACTATACAGGCCTTTTGACACAGCGGCATTTGCATCCGCTATCCCCGCCTCTGTGAAATCCATCGCAGTGTTAGACAGAACAAAAGAGCCGGGGGCTACCGGCGAACCTATGTATCTTGACGTCAGAACGGTTATCGGTGAGGCTATCGAGCAGGGTATCGGCAATCTCAAAAAATATCCGACAATAGTCGGTGGCCGTTACGGACTTGGTTCCAAGGACTTTACTCCAGCCATGGCAAAAGCCGTATTTGACAACCTCTCAGAGAGCAAACCCAAAAACCACTTCACCGTGGGTATTAACGACGACATTACCAACACAAGCCTAAAGTACGATCCATCATTTGACATAGAAGGAAAAGACACCGTGCGTGCCATGTTCTACGGCCTCGGCGCTGACGGCACAGTCGGAGCAAACAAAAACACTATTAAAATCATCGGTAGTGAAACCCCAAATCATGCACAGGGCTATTTCGTTTATGACTCCAAGAAATCGGGCTCAATTACCACCTCACATGTTCGCTTTGGTAAAGGGTGCATCACATCCCCGTACCTTATATCCAAGTCTAACTTTATAGCCTGCCACAACACGTCATTTCTGGAAAAATACAACATGCTTGGCAATGCCGAGGAGGGCGCCACATTTCTGTTGACCACATCCCACGGTAAAGATACCGTGTGGGATACTTTACCCAAAGAAGTGCAAGAGGCGTTAATTGCAAAAAAGATGAAGTTCTATATCATAGATGCTATAGCGCTGGCTGAGGAGCTTGGGCTGGGCAACAGAATTAATATGATAATGCAGACAGCCTTTTTCGTAATCTCCGGCGTTGTAACCAAAGACGAGGCTATCACGGCAATTAAGAGGGAAATCAAGAAGACTTATCAGAAGAAAGGCGATAAGGTTGTAGAGATGAACTATGTGGCAGTGGATAAGGCTATCGCCAATATCGTTGAAGTCCCGGTACCGGCTAAAGTTACAAGTAAAATAACGATGCGTAAAGCCGTCTCCGATGATGCTCCTGAGTTTGTTAAAAACGTGACTGCTAAGATAATAGAAGGAAACGGTGACGCACTACCTGTATCGGCTATGCCTGTTGACGGCACATGGCCAACGGCAACCACCCAGTACGAAAAGAGAAATATTGCTTTACATATCCCTGTGTGGGAGCCTGATGCTTGTATTCAGTGCGGCACATGTTCGTTTGTTTGCCCTCATGCTTCAATAAGAATTAAGGCATTTGACTCGTCCAATCTGGGCAGCGCTCCCAAAGAGTACAAATCAGTGGATGCAACAGGTAAGGAATTTGCCGGCCTTAAGTTTACAGTTCAGGTAGCTCCCGAGGATTGTGTCGGCTGCGGTTCATGTGTGGAGGTTTGCCCGGGACGTAAGAAAGACGCAGCAGGGAAACGCACCGAGGTTAAAGCAATTAACATGACACTGCAGGAGCCTGTTCGTTTCAAGGAAGCCGACAACTACAAGTTTTTCCTTAGTCTTCCCGAAACAGACCCTTCAAAGTA
This region includes:
- a CDS encoding NADH:ubiquinone oxidoreductase; this encodes MFNVIRTKINQGFQSIADIKGALPPDKFRGLLKITDGQCANACYRCMEACPAAAITYNPITIDLSKCILCPECSRVCMDGIIRFSNQTDLASTDLKDMIISSTHREPEIVPDNRIVKLFNKSFKLRSVSAGGCNGCELELTALSNVNYDIGRFGIEFVTSPRHADGLVLTGPLTKNMAYAFEETYRAIPEPKVVILVGTCALSGGIFTNSKAIDRTFLDKIKPNLYITGCPPHPLTVAKALLKFIGR
- the tadA gene encoding tRNA adenosine(34) deaminase TadA codes for the protein MERDTLREYFMAEALLEAQLALAAGDVPVGAVIVNKSGIIISRAHNTKEQIKDPTAHAEALAIRDACRVLGDWRLTDCTLYVTKEPCIMCAGAILNARISALVYGCGDAKAGAVNSLYHLLGDFRLNHRVQVTTGILEEKCTIILKDFFTALRRGCRAV
- the nifJ gene encoding pyruvate:ferredoxin (flavodoxin) oxidoreductase; translated protein: MSRKMVTMDGCTACAHTVHATNEIITIYPITPSSPIAEICDSKTAAGAVNIWGSVPKVGMMQSEAGVAGAVHGSLSAGAIATTCSASQGLLLIVPNMYKIAGELTPTVFHITARSLACQGLSIFGDHSDVMATRATGFALLASKNVQEAMDFPLIAQAATLESRIPFLHFFDGFRTSHEVAKIEELTFDDMRAMIDNSKIVEHRMRGLTPDRPSMRGTAQNPDVYFQGRETVNKYYNAVPGIVQKAMDKFAGIVGRQYKLYEYYGAPDAERIVIIMASGGEVVQNTVDYLNAKGGKVGLIHVRLYRPFDTAAFASAIPASVKSIAVLDRTKEPGATGEPMYLDVRTVIGEAIEQGIGNLKKYPTIVGGRYGLGSKDFTPAMAKAVFDNLSESKPKNHFTVGINDDITNTSLKYDPSFDIEGKDTVRAMFYGLGADGTVGANKNTIKIIGSETPNHAQGYFVYDSKKSGSITTSHVRFGKGCITSPYLISKSNFIACHNTSFLEKYNMLGNAEEGATFLLTTSHGKDTVWDTLPKEVQEALIAKKMKFYIIDAIALAEELGLGNRINMIMQTAFFVISGVVTKDEAITAIKREIKKTYQKKGDKVVEMNYVAVDKAIANIVEVPVPAKVTSKITMRKAVSDDAPEFVKNVTAKIIEGNGDALPVSAMPVDGTWPTATTQYEKRNIALHIPVWEPDACIQCGTCSFVCPHASIRIKAFDSSNLGSAPKEYKSVDATGKEFAGLKFTVQVAPEDCVGCGSCVEVCPGRKKDAAGKRTEVKAINMTLQEPVRFKEADNYKFFLSLPETDPSKYKISTVKGSQLVRPLFEYSGACSGCGETPYIKLLTQLFGDRLMIANATGCSSIYGGNLPTTPYAKRADGRGPSWANSLFEDNAEFGLGMRQAVDKFNAQAAELLDSLGSKFSGQKSLIDAIKSADQTNLEGIEAQRARIADLKKVLAGDNSDEAKSLISLADFLVEKSVWCLGGDGWGYDIGYGGVDQVLASGENINILIMDTEVYSNTGGQMSKATPRGAVAQFAAGGKSTGKKNIGLIMSTYGHVYVAQVAFGANPAQTIKAFIEAEAYKGPSLIIAYSTCIAQGINTTKTVDIMKEAVSTGYWPLYRYNPTLELEGKTPMQLDSKEPTGSLADYCYAQNRYQQLRVSKPEVAAKLMKEAEYDVKRRWNFLKHWANWTPSE